Proteins encoded within one genomic window of Candidatus Syntrophocurvum alkaliphilum:
- the rph gene encoding ribonuclease PH, producing the protein MIRPNERRTNQLRTTKIKQGFSKHAAGSVIIESGDTVVLCSAMVEEKVPPFLKGTNNGWVTAEYSLLPSSTDTRSQREVNRGKVSGRTSEIQRLIGRSLRAVVDMEALGERTVWIDCDVLQADGGTRTASVTGAFVAMYLAFKDLKEKDILQEIPITDYVAATSVGIVEGVPVLDLEYVEDSEAQVDMNVVMTSKGEFIEVQGTAEGKPYSKDELQQLLNLAESGIIELIKMQKSFLGE; encoded by the coding sequence ATGATAAGACCTAATGAAAGACGTACTAACCAATTAAGAACCACTAAAATTAAACAGGGTTTTTCAAAACATGCTGCTGGATCAGTAATAATAGAATCTGGTGATACTGTTGTTTTATGTTCAGCAATGGTAGAAGAAAAGGTTCCCCCCTTTTTAAAAGGCACTAATAATGGATGGGTAACGGCAGAATATTCACTATTACCTTCCTCAACTGATACAAGGAGCCAGAGGGAAGTAAATAGAGGGAAGGTTAGTGGAAGAACATCTGAAATTCAAAGACTAATTGGCAGATCTTTAAGAGCAGTTGTAGACATGGAAGCTCTAGGTGAAAGAACTGTTTGGATAGATTGTGACGTTTTACAAGCAGATGGTGGTACTAGAACAGCATCAGTAACAGGAGCATTTGTGGCAATGTACCTTGCCTTTAAAGATTTAAAAGAAAAAGATATTTTGCAGGAAATACCTATTACTGATTATGTAGCTGCAACTAGTGTCGGTATTGTAGAAGGAGTACCAGTTTTAGATTTAGAATATGTAGAGGATTCAGAGGCTCAAGTTGACATGAATGTTGTTATGACTAGCAAAGGAGAATTTATAGAAGTTCAGGGTACTGCGGAAGGAAAACCATATTCGAAGGACGAATTGCAGCAACTATTAAACCTAGCTGAATCTGGAATTATTGAGCTTATTAAAATGCAAAAAAGTTTTTTAGGAGAGTAA
- a CDS encoding XTP/dITP diphosphatase produces MKKHLLIASRNQKKKSELEDILSDIDVEIITLDDINEIPEVIEDGSTFEENAIKKAEMTAELSGYITLADDSGLEVDYLNGEPGIYSARFAGDNATDEKNNEKLLDLLQNIEKEQRTARFKCVIAISIPNGKTYIADGECNGIIADTPRGDGGFGYDPLFIPDGYNESFAELDKEEKNSISHRGRALKKAKKIIDDISIK; encoded by the coding sequence TTGAAAAAACATTTACTAATTGCGTCTAGAAATCAAAAAAAGAAATCAGAACTAGAAGACATTTTATCTGATATAGATGTAGAAATTATAACCTTGGATGATATAAATGAAATACCAGAAGTTATTGAAGATGGTAGCACATTTGAGGAAAATGCCATAAAAAAAGCAGAAATGACAGCAGAATTAAGTGGGTATATAACTTTAGCAGATGACTCTGGATTAGAGGTGGACTATTTAAATGGTGAACCGGGTATTTATTCAGCTAGATTTGCAGGTGATAATGCTACAGATGAGAAAAATAATGAAAAACTATTAGATTTACTGCAAAATATTGAAAAAGAACAAAGAACAGCACGGTTTAAATGTGTTATAGCAATATCTATTCCTAATGGTAAAACCTATATTGCTGATGGTGAATGTAATGGGATTATAGCTGATACACCTCGTGGTGATGGTGGCTTTGGATATGACCCACTTTTTATACCGGATGGTTATAATGAAAGTTTTGCTGAACTTGATAAAGAAGAAAAGAATAGTATTAGTCATAGAGGAAGGGCATTAAAAA